The window GCTATGAGGGACCCTCAATGCCCTCAGAATGAAGGGAAAGTAGCAGAGAAGCCTATTGAAGATGAGGAGTTAGTTGAGGAAGATGAAACGGAGACGATTCAGGTCACCACTCCACCTCAGGAGAACGTTGTTCCAGCTCCATCTACAACACCTGCAGCTCACAATCCTGCTGAAGCTAGGATCTCTTATCCTCAACGGGTGCAAAAGAAGAAGACGGATGCACAGTTTTCGAGGTTCTTGGACATATTCAGAAAGGTGCAGATCAACATCCCTCTGGTGGAGGCACTACAGCAGATGCCCAGCTATGCTAAGTTTTTAAAGGATCTGGTCTCCAACAAGAGAAGATGGATGGAATATGAGACGGTTAATTTGACTGAGAGCTGCAGCGCCATTATTCAGAAGAAGTTACCGGCGAAGTTGAAGGATCCCGGGAGTTTTACCATATCCTGCATAGTAGGAGATTGTCAAGAGGGAAGAGCTCTATGTGATCTGGGTGCAAGCATCAATCTGATGCCGTATTCTTTCTTTCAGAAGTTGAAGATTGGAGTGCTCAGGACCACTACTATTTCACTGCAGATGGCGGACAGAACAGTGTCGTACCCGAAGGGGATTGTTGAAGACATCCTAGTCAAGGTCGgggaatttatttttccagcCGACTTTGTGGTTTTAGACATGGAAGAAGATAAACACGTCCCACTTATCCTTGGTAGACCTTTCTTAGCTACAGGGAGAGCACTTATTGATGTCCACAAGGGAGAGCTCACTCTTCGACTGAATGAGGAGAGCATCACATTCTCCATTTATGACGCTATGCTGAGGTATGATGATGAGGATGCTCGGAGGTTCAAGCAGTGCAAAATGATCGA is drawn from Salvia hispanica cultivar TCC Black 2014 chromosome 6, UniMelb_Shisp_WGS_1.0, whole genome shotgun sequence and contains these coding sequences:
- the LOC125195188 gene encoding uncharacterized protein LOC125195188 produces the protein MRDPQCPQNEGKVAEKPIEDEELVEEDETETIQVTTPPQENVVPAPSTTPAAHNPAEARISYPQRVQKKKTDAQFSRFLDIFRKVQINIPLVEALQQMPSYAKFLKDLVSNKRRWMEYETVNLTESCSAIIQKKLPAKLKDPGSFTISCIVGDCQEGRALCDLGASINLMPYSFFQKLKIGVLRTTTISLQMADRTVSYPKGIVEDILVKVGEFIFPADFVVLDMEEDKHVPLILGRPFLATGRALIDVHKGELTLRLNEESITFSIYDAMLRYDDEDARRFKQCKMIEVVDDCVREPMLASDNLQAPELTEEILHFVGALDSGVEIPRRNNKFLPLRDPAEEEEKEEKKEELKPLPSHLKYAFLGENETYPVIVSSSLTPTKLDNLLRMLRKHKGAIGWSISDLKGISPTVHMHIILLEEGSKPKA